The following proteins come from a genomic window of Candidatus Kapaibacterium sp.:
- a CDS encoding DEAD/DEAH box helicase family protein — protein MSLLVDNPILNSPFEEPRRYWEYREGQPVIVEGRRPAGYYLRARTRDAQEALFAEEFIALDAVNTIRERLAAWREQGYPGVTPITRRLLAHWNNPERERKLFFCQREAAETLIWLVEASPAEKQGITIPQDNGLTRYACKMATGSGKTVVMGMVIAWQVLNKLANPQDRRFSDAVLLVCPNLTIRERLQVLLPWKPNNYYERFNLVPRGMMERLQQGKFQITNWHLFQPKDDNRSRSVVQRGEESDAAFCRRVLKELGNKRNLLVINDEAHHAYRPAPLSEEEREKLSPEEIAEREEATVWVSGLDRINAARGINFCVDFSATPFYIKGSGYQEGMPFPWIVSDFGLVDAIESGIVKIPRVPVDDNTGVLIPKYFNLWQHINQQLPASERQTTRRRAKPESVLREAEGAIATLASEWKKTFDAFQQAGALVPPVMIVVCDNTDLAKLVHEHIAKGNVLPELANREGKEVTLRIDTKLLAEAESAVEGETRQQAAERLRKTVDTVGKTEWDGEGEPPGKNIRCVVSVGMLTEGWDAQNVTQILGLRAFTSQLLCEQVVGRGLRQMNYDDFSEPEYVDVYGVPFEVIPVKKKPVSRIEVQKVSRLVRALPERKHLEITFPRVEGYVFDVRQRIRVNFDQVPHLVIDPTCEPTEVVVKPAAGYRVGRPDRLGPGAEVLHDRNPFHRSKRLQATVYEIAAEVTQRLKGKREEWSMRHVLFPQVLNIVWQYLEERVVITDPNTPLEEIALLKYRQHIVERLTEAIEPDTEAGEPPLLPVIERFRPIGSTAEVLFRAVRPCVGTTKSHISHVVLDAPVWEHSVAYQLERMPEVVAYARNDHLDFTIPYGWEGVRHEYRPDYLVRLRCPDGRTIMVILEVKGFENEQDRQKEAAAHRWVRAINHHGEFGTWVFCVCRDPSQLTTILQNIASSLCNGSPDTLGDVG, from the coding sequence GAAGAGTTCATCGCCCTCGACGCTGTCAACACGATCCGCGAGCGGCTCGCTGCTTGGCGCGAGCAAGGGTATCCCGGTGTTACGCCGATCACGCGGCGGCTGCTTGCGCACTGGAACAACCCCGAGCGCGAGCGCAAGCTCTTTTTCTGCCAGCGCGAGGCGGCTGAAACGCTCATCTGGCTGGTGGAGGCGTCGCCCGCTGAAAAGCAGGGGATCACGATTCCCCAAGACAACGGTTTGACCCGCTACGCCTGCAAGATGGCGACGGGCAGCGGCAAGACGGTCGTGATGGGCATGGTGATCGCCTGGCAAGTGCTGAACAAGCTGGCGAATCCGCAAGACCGCCGTTTTTCCGATGCTGTGCTGCTGGTCTGCCCGAACCTAACGATCCGCGAGCGCCTTCAGGTGCTGCTGCCATGGAAGCCCAACAACTACTATGAGCGCTTTAACCTCGTGCCGCGCGGGATGATGGAACGGCTGCAGCAGGGCAAGTTTCAGATCACAAACTGGCATCTCTTTCAGCCGAAAGATGACAACCGGTCGAGAAGCGTTGTTCAGCGCGGTGAGGAGAGCGATGCCGCCTTCTGCCGCCGCGTGCTCAAGGAGCTAGGCAACAAGCGCAACCTCCTCGTGATCAACGACGAAGCCCATCATGCCTATCGCCCTGCGCCGCTGTCGGAAGAAGAGCGAGAGAAACTTTCACCAGAAGAGATCGCCGAGCGGGAAGAGGCGACCGTGTGGGTCAGCGGGCTAGACAGGATCAACGCGGCGCGCGGCATCAACTTCTGCGTTGATTTCTCAGCGACGCCCTTCTACATCAAAGGCAGCGGCTACCAGGAGGGCATGCCGTTCCCGTGGATCGTGTCCGACTTCGGTTTGGTGGACGCGATCGAGTCGGGGATCGTCAAGATCCCGCGCGTGCCCGTGGACGACAATACCGGCGTGTTGATTCCCAAGTACTTCAACTTGTGGCAGCACATCAACCAGCAGCTCCCCGCCTCCGAACGCCAAACGACGCGCCGCCGCGCCAAGCCCGAATCGGTGCTGCGCGAAGCCGAAGGCGCGATCGCGACGCTCGCCTCGGAGTGGAAAAAGACGTTTGATGCGTTCCAGCAAGCCGGCGCACTCGTGCCGCCGGTGATGATTGTGGTGTGCGACAACACCGATTTAGCTAAGCTCGTGCATGAGCACATCGCCAAGGGAAATGTGCTCCCCGAGCTTGCTAACCGCGAAGGCAAGGAAGTCACATTGCGCATTGACACTAAGCTCTTGGCGGAGGCGGAGAGCGCTGTTGAGGGCGAAACGCGCCAGCAGGCAGCCGAGCGCTTGCGCAAAACAGTGGATACAGTGGGCAAGACCGAATGGGATGGCGAGGGCGAGCCGCCTGGCAAGAACATTCGCTGCGTCGTGTCGGTGGGTATGCTCACCGAAGGTTGGGACGCGCAAAACGTAACGCAGATTCTGGGGCTGCGCGCCTTTACCTCGCAACTGCTATGTGAGCAGGTGGTGGGTCGAGGGCTGCGCCAGATGAACTACGACGACTTCAGCGAGCCCGAGTACGTGGACGTGTACGGCGTGCCGTTTGAAGTCATCCCCGTCAAGAAGAAGCCGGTCAGTCGCATAGAGGTGCAGAAGGTCTCCAGGCTGGTACGCGCATTGCCCGAGCGTAAGCACTTGGAGATCACGTTCCCGCGTGTGGAGGGCTACGTCTTTGATGTGCGCCAACGTATTCGGGTGAACTTCGACCAGGTACCTCATCTCGTGATAGACCCCACTTGCGAGCCAACGGAGGTTGTGGTAAAGCCCGCAGCAGGATACCGCGTTGGACGCCCTGATCGGCTTGGTCCAGGCGCAGAGGTGCTACACGACCGTAATCCGTTCCATCGCAGCAAGCGGCTGCAGGCTACGGTCTACGAGATCGCGGCCGAGGTTACCCAGCGCCTCAAGGGCAAGCGCGAAGAATGGAGTATGCGGCACGTGCTGTTTCCGCAAGTGCTCAACATCGTCTGGCAGTATCTGGAGGAGCGTGTCGTAATCACCGATCCCAACACGCCATTGGAGGAAATCGCCCTGCTCAAGTACAGGCAGCACATCGTCGAGCGATTGACCGAGGCAATCGAACCGGATACAGAAGCGGGTGAACCGCCGCTGTTGCCAGTGATTGAGCGTTTCCGCCCGATCGGCTCTACGGCGGAGGTGCTCTTCCGCGCCGTGCGCCCTTGCGTGGGCACGACCAAGAGCCACATCAGCCACGTGGTGCTGGATGCGCCTGTGTGGGAACATAGCGTGGCCTATCAGTTGGAGCGAATGCCGGAAGTGGTTGCTTACGCTCGCAACGACCATCTGGATTTCACCATTCCCTATGGGTGGGAAGGCGTGCGCCACGAATACCGTCCGGACTACCTCGTCCGCTTGCGATGCCCAGACGGGCGCACAATCATGGTGATTCTCGAGGTCAAAGGCTTTGAGAACGAACAAGACCGACAGAAAGAGGCAGCGGCGCACCGCTGGGTACGGGCAATAAACCACCACGGTGAGTTCGGGACATGGGTTTTCTGCGTCTGCAGAGACCCCAGTCAACTCACAACCATACTCCAGAACATTGCGAGCAGCCTCTGCAATGGAAGCCCCGATACTCTGGGAGATGTAGGGTAG